One Brachyhypopomus gauderio isolate BG-103 unplaced genomic scaffold, BGAUD_0.2 sc66, whole genome shotgun sequence DNA window includes the following coding sequences:
- the LOC143490745 gene encoding uncharacterized protein LOC143490745, whose protein sequence is MERELQMERQLEKERQLQEERQLQEERHLQAKRQLQTERQLQTEREQQAERQQQEERKLEKERPLQKDRQLQEERQLQMEKQLQIEIQLKNYGIQLQKDRQFEKERQLAKERQLEKVRQLQKDRKLEKERQLQKDRQLQEVRQLQMEKQLQIEIQLKNYGIQVQKDRQFGKERQLAKERQLEKEIQLQLQKNRQLKRERQLQKDRQLQEERQLQAERLLQTERQLQTERQLQTERELQADRQLQEERKLEKERQLQKDRQLQEERKLEKERQLQMERELQMERQLEKERQLQGERQLQNKDRQLQEEKHLLPERQLQTERELQAERKLQEERKLEKERQLQEERQLQMEKQLQIEIQLQNYGIQLQKDRQFGKERQLAKERQLEKERQLQKDRKLEKERQLQKDRQLQEERQLQMEKQLQIEIQLKNYGIQLQKDRQFGKERQLAKERQLEKEIQLQLQKDRQLKKERQLQKDRQL, encoded by the coding sequence atggagagagagctgcagatggagagacagttggaaaaagagagacagctgcaggaggagagacagcTGCAAGAGGAGAGACATCTGCAGGCaaagaggcagctgcagacagagaggcagctgcagacggagagagagcagcaggcTGAAAGGCAGcagcaggaagagagaaagctggaaaaagagagaccgctgcagaaggacagacagctgcaggaggagaggcagctgcagatggagaaaCAGCTGCAGATAGAGATACAGCTGAAAAACTATGGGATACAGCTGCAGAAGGATAGACAGtttgaaaaagagagacagctggcaaaagagagacagttggaaaaagtgagacagctgcagaaggacagaaagttggaaaaagagagacagctgcagaaggacagacagctgcaggaggtgaggcagctgcagatggagaaaCAGCTGCAGATAGAGATACAGCTGAAAAACTATGGGATACAGGtgcagaaggacagacagtttggaaaagagagacagctggcAAAAGAGAGACAATTGGAAAAAGAGATACAGCTGCAGCTGCAGAAGAACAGACAgttgaaaagagagagacagctgcagaaggacagacagctgcaagaggagagacagctgcaggcagagaggctgctgcagacagagaggcagctgcagacagagagacagctgcagacggagagagagctgcaggcagacaggcagctgcaggaggagagaaagctggagaaagagagacagctgcagaaggacagacagctgcaggaggagagaaagttggaaaaagagaggcagctgcagatggagagagagctgcagatggagagacagttagaaaaagagagacagctgcaggggGAGAGGCAGCTGCAAAACAAAGATAGACAGCTGCAAGAGGAGAAACATCTGCTgccagagaggcagctgcagacggagagagagctGCAGGCGGAAAGGAAGctgcaggaagagagaaagctggaaaaagagagacagctgcaggaggagaggcagctgcagatggagaaaCAGCTGCAGATAGAGATACAGCTGCAAAACTATGGGAtacagctgcagaaggacagacagtttggaaaagagagacagctggcaaaagagagacagttggaaaaagagagacagctgcagaaggacagaaagttggaaaaagagagacagctgcagaaagacagacagctgcaggaggagaggcagctgcagatggagaaaCAGCTGCAGATAGAGATACAGCTGAAAAACTATGGGATACAGCTGCAGAAGGATAGACAGTTtggaaaagagagacagctggcaaaagagagacagttggaaaaagagatacagctgcagctgcagaaggacagacagttgaaaaaagagagacagctgcagaaggacagacagctgtag